One segment of Pangasianodon hypophthalmus isolate fPanHyp1 chromosome 10, fPanHyp1.pri, whole genome shotgun sequence DNA contains the following:
- the inf2 gene encoding inverted formin-2 codes for MSVKSDRVQKKWAVVKSHLGSSQDSDSSTQEANLENAEPELCIRLLQVPTVVNYSGLKKRLEGSDQAWMVQFLELSGLDLLLEALDRLSGRGCSRITDALLQLTCVNCVKAVMNSSIGIHFIMENEGYVRKLSQALDTSNIMVKKQVFELLAALSMFAAEGYTLALDSLDHYKAVKMQQYRFSVILNELQNTDNVHYMVTLLSFINALIFSTEDLRQRDKMRKEFIGLQLLDLLPKLR; via the exons ATGTCAGTGAAGTCAGACAGAGTGCAGAAGAAATGGGCGGTAGTGAAAAGTCACCTGGGCTCATCTCAGGACTCTGACTCAAGCACACAGGAGGCCAACCTAGAGAATGCTGAACCCGAGCTGTGCATCCGCCTGCTGCAGGTGCCCACCGTGGTGAACTACTCAGGCCTGAAAAAGCGGCTGGAGGGCAGTGATCAGGCATGGATGGTACAGTTTCTCGAACTGTCAGGCCTCGACCTGCTGTTGGAGGCCCTGGACCGTCTCTCGGGTCGCGGCTGCTCGCGCATCACCGATGCACTGCTCCAGCTCACCTGCGTCAACTGTGTCAAGGCAGTAATGAACTCATCCATAGGGATCCATTTCATCATGGAAAATGAGGGTTACGTGCGTAAGCTCTCACAAG CTCTGGATACATCCAATATCATGGTGAAGAAGCAGGTGTTTGAGCTGCTGGCTGCCCTCAGCATGTTTGCTGCAGAAGGATACACCTTGGCCCTGGACTCTCTGGATCACTATAAA GCTGTAAAGATGCAGCAGTACCGCTTCAGTGTGATCCTGAATGAACTGCAGAACACAGATAATGTGCACTACATGGTGACACTGCTGAGCTTCATCAACGCGCTCATCTTCAGCACTGAAGACCTGCGCCAAAGGGACAAGATGCGCAAAGAATTCATTG GTTTACAGCTGCTTGACCTCCTGCCGAAGCTGAGGTAA